The following coding sequences lie in one Hydrogenophaga sp. PBL-H3 genomic window:
- a CDS encoding crotonase/enoyl-CoA hydratase family protein, translating into MSAVTTDKQGEIWIVTLDRPEVRNAVDSPTAHALHAAFLAFEDDATAKVAVFHGAHGHFCAGWDLQYGARLAAQGETSGLDLDFNASDLRALGPMGPSRLQLTKPVIAAVSGAAVAGGMELALWCDLRVMEEDAYFGVYCRRFGVPLIDGGTVRLPRLIGMSHAMDLILTGRKVEATEALRMGLANRVVPNGQAREAAITLARQLAAFPQATMRADRESALAQWDLPLGEALLQEWQRGKARIPDALEGATRFAAGQGRHGKF; encoded by the coding sequence ATGAGCGCCGTCACCACCGACAAACAAGGCGAGATCTGGATCGTCACCCTCGACCGCCCCGAGGTGCGCAACGCCGTGGACAGCCCCACCGCACACGCCCTGCACGCCGCCTTCCTCGCGTTCGAGGACGACGCCACCGCCAAGGTGGCGGTGTTCCACGGAGCGCATGGCCACTTCTGCGCCGGCTGGGATCTGCAATACGGAGCGCGACTCGCCGCTCAGGGCGAAACCAGTGGCCTCGACCTCGACTTCAACGCCAGCGACTTGCGCGCCCTCGGCCCCATGGGCCCGTCGCGCCTGCAGCTCACCAAGCCGGTGATCGCGGCGGTGAGCGGCGCAGCGGTGGCCGGCGGCATGGAGCTCGCCCTGTGGTGCGACCTGCGTGTGATGGAAGAAGACGCGTATTTCGGTGTGTACTGCCGCCGTTTCGGTGTGCCGCTGATCGACGGCGGCACAGTGCGACTGCCGCGCCTGATCGGCATGAGCCACGCGATGGACCTGATCCTCACCGGCCGCAAGGTGGAAGCCACCGAGGCGCTGCGGATGGGGCTGGCCAACCGCGTGGTGCCCAACGGTCAGGCGCGCGAAGCCGCCATCACCCTGGCGCGTCAACTGGCCGCATTCCCGCAGGCCACGATGCGCGCGGACCGCGAAAGCGCCCTGGCCCAGTGGGATTTGCCGCTGGGCGAAGCGCTCCTGCAGGAATGGCAGCGCGGCAAGGCGCGCATTCCCGATGCGCTCGAAGGCGCCACACGCTTCGCCGCCGGGCAGGGGCGGCATGGAAAGTTCTGA
- a CDS encoding SgcJ/EcaC family oxidoreductase: protein MESSDIDEASVRAATEVWIATFNASDLPGMLALYDARAHLWGTTSPVLIASKEGIAAYFSAVFALQPAPGMALNDVQVRLYGDTAISTGGYTLALGAATNRRCIPARFSFVYRRVDACWLIVDHHSSAMPAPLDLD, encoded by the coding sequence ATGGAAAGTTCTGACATCGACGAAGCCTCGGTGCGCGCCGCCACCGAAGTCTGGATCGCTACCTTCAATGCGTCCGACTTGCCGGGCATGTTGGCGCTCTATGACGCTCGGGCCCATCTGTGGGGTACCACCTCGCCCGTGCTGATCGCATCAAAGGAGGGCATCGCGGCCTACTTCTCTGCGGTCTTTGCGCTGCAACCCGCACCCGGCATGGCCTTGAACGACGTGCAGGTCAGGCTGTATGGCGACACCGCCATCAGCACCGGCGGCTACACCCTGGCGCTGGGCGCCGCCACGAACCGCCGTTGCATTCCAGCGCGTTTCAGCTTCGTCTACCGCCGCGTCGATGCGTGCTGGCTGATCGTGGACCACCACTCGTCGGCCATGCCGGCGCCGCTCGATTTGGATTGA
- a CDS encoding alpha/beta hydrolase has protein sequence MDTRTTDPKATASDWPERFDRIAGPLPPAGALDATKPYPFTTIEPAQQGFVDRDGVKIWYAVWGTQGPWIAFAPPIQFVNTSVFKATVPYLSEHFRVITVDNRGNGKSDRPRGQEHYDFELYHGDFVAALDAIGVQKLALVGLSAGAMIALRLAGEQPQRITHLITAGGFSETVQTPEERARMLGKDSQFVREHWPKVLDAFVASIFTEPHSTKHIEDGVHYGWATDGETVAWARNGWFGHDVRDFARRVQCPTLVIHADQDQRIPYAKGQAIHELVPGASMITVGAGGHVQPARDPVMFNRAVRDFVGTAPRHTTWTRAMARPRRALFICSPIGLGHAQRDLAIACELRKLQPDLVIDWFTTDPAARYLEREGERVHPICKRLANESRHFEQEAGEHDLSAFFALRTMDEIMARNFMTFVDLMEAEHYDVVIGDEAWDVDHQYHENPELKRQPFVFLTDFVGCLPTQAGNEREAFLCADRNADDIKHVARYPHIRDAAIFVGNSEDVTEQPFGPGLPGIREWTDRNFCYCGYALPFDPTTLADTERLRAAHGYRSDERIVIATVGGTGVGRHLLNRITEAFPRMKQQEPGLRLIVVAGPRMAADELPRLDGLEVKSYVHNLYEHLACCDLALVQGGLSTTMELVATRRPFLSFPLQNHFEQCVHVRRRLFNYEADRSLDYRDLSPERLAEQALAAMHQPVRYRPVETDGAMRAALRIAQALENRHWAG, from the coding sequence ATGGACACCCGCACAACCGATCCGAAGGCAACCGCGTCCGACTGGCCCGAGCGCTTCGACCGTATTGCCGGACCGCTGCCGCCCGCCGGCGCGCTCGATGCCACCAAACCCTATCCCTTCACCACCATCGAGCCTGCGCAGCAAGGCTTCGTGGACCGCGACGGCGTGAAGATCTGGTACGCCGTGTGGGGCACGCAAGGCCCGTGGATCGCGTTCGCGCCCCCGATCCAGTTCGTCAACACCTCGGTCTTCAAGGCCACCGTGCCCTACCTGTCGGAGCATTTCCGCGTGATCACGGTGGACAACCGGGGCAACGGCAAAAGCGATCGCCCGCGCGGTCAGGAGCACTACGACTTCGAGCTGTACCACGGCGATTTCGTGGCCGCGCTGGACGCGATCGGGGTGCAGAAACTCGCGCTGGTGGGGCTGTCGGCCGGCGCCATGATCGCGCTGCGCCTGGCGGGCGAGCAGCCGCAGCGCATCACGCACCTCATCACCGCTGGCGGTTTTTCCGAGACGGTGCAGACACCCGAGGAGCGCGCCCGCATGCTGGGCAAGGACAGTCAGTTCGTCCGCGAGCACTGGCCGAAAGTGCTCGACGCGTTTGTGGCGTCGATCTTCACCGAGCCCCATTCGACCAAGCACATCGAGGACGGCGTGCACTACGGCTGGGCCACCGACGGCGAGACCGTCGCCTGGGCGCGCAACGGCTGGTTCGGTCACGACGTGCGCGACTTCGCGCGCCGCGTGCAGTGCCCCACGCTGGTGATCCACGCCGACCAGGACCAGCGCATTCCCTACGCCAAGGGCCAGGCGATCCACGAGCTGGTGCCCGGCGCGTCCATGATCACCGTGGGCGCCGGTGGCCATGTGCAGCCCGCGCGCGATCCGGTGATGTTCAACCGCGCGGTGCGCGACTTCGTGGGCACGGCACCGCGGCACACCACGTGGACGCGCGCCATGGCGCGGCCGCGCCGCGCGCTGTTCATCTGCAGTCCCATTGGCCTGGGCCACGCGCAACGCGACCTGGCCATCGCGTGCGAACTGCGCAAGCTGCAGCCCGATCTGGTGATCGACTGGTTCACCACCGACCCGGCCGCGCGCTACCTGGAGCGCGAGGGCGAACGTGTGCATCCGATCTGCAAGCGCCTGGCCAACGAGAGCCGTCACTTTGAGCAGGAGGCCGGCGAACATGACCTCTCGGCTTTCTTTGCCCTGCGCACCATGGACGAAATCATGGCGCGCAACTTCATGACCTTTGTCGACCTGATGGAGGCGGAGCACTACGACGTGGTGATCGGCGACGAGGCCTGGGACGTGGACCACCAGTACCACGAGAACCCCGAACTCAAGCGCCAGCCCTTCGTCTTCCTGACCGACTTCGTGGGTTGCCTGCCGACCCAGGCGGGCAACGAACGCGAAGCCTTTCTGTGTGCCGACCGCAACGCCGACGACATCAAGCACGTGGCGCGGTACCCGCACATCCGCGACGCGGCGATCTTCGTGGGCAACAGCGAGGACGTGACCGAGCAGCCCTTTGGCCCCGGCCTGCCCGGCATCCGCGAATGGACCGATCGCAACTTCTGCTACTGCGGCTACGCCCTGCCGTTCGACCCGACCACGTTGGCCGACACCGAACGCCTGCGGGCCGCCCACGGCTACCGCAGCGACGAACGCATCGTGATCGCCACGGTGGGGGGAACCGGGGTCGGGCGCCACCTGCTGAACCGCATCACCGAGGCGTTCCCGCGCATGAAACAGCAGGAGCCCGGGCTGCGCCTCATCGTGGTGGCCGGCCCGCGCATGGCCGCCGATGAGTTGCCGCGCCTGGACGGGCTGGAGGTGAAGTCGTACGTGCACAACCTGTACGAACACCTGGCGTGCTGCGACCTTGCGCTGGTGCAGGGCGGTCTGTCGACCACGATGGAACTCGTGGCCACGCGCCGGCCGTTCCTGAGCTTTCCGCTGCAAAACCATTTCGAGCAGTGCGTGCACGTGCGCCGCCGGCTGTTCAATTACGAGGCCGACCGATCGCTGGACTACCGCGATCTGTCGCCCGAGCGCCTGGCCGAGCAGGCGCTGGCCGCCATGCACCAGCCAGTGCGCTACCGGCCGGTGGAGACCGATGGCGCGATGCGCGCCGCACTGCGCATCGCGCAGGCACTTGAAAACCGGCACTGGGCGGGCTGA
- a CDS encoding ABC transporter ATP-binding protein — translation MNDILLSAKNLSVRFGGVLAVNNVSFDVKRGEVFTLIGPNGAGKTTVFNLISRIYTPTTGTIDFAGPEGMLRLTDQAPHQIANLGIARTFQNIELFEHATVLQNLLIGRHTHRKTGLWGELFFTGKTRAAEIEAREKVEHVIDLLDLQHHRESMVAGLPYGVRKVVELARALCTEPKLLLLDEPSSGLNVEETEDMAFWITDIKNELGITVLMVEHDMSLVSKVSDRVLAMSMGTELASGTPAQVQSDPGVIEAYLGSMDDVSSLRRENHKPVTVGVKA, via the coding sequence ATGAACGACATCCTCCTTTCGGCCAAGAACCTGAGCGTGCGCTTCGGCGGCGTGCTGGCGGTCAACAACGTGAGCTTCGACGTGAAGCGTGGCGAGGTTTTCACCCTGATCGGTCCCAACGGCGCGGGCAAGACCACGGTCTTCAACCTGATCAGCCGCATCTACACGCCCACCACCGGCACCATCGACTTCGCCGGGCCCGAGGGCATGCTGCGCCTGACCGACCAGGCGCCGCACCAGATCGCCAACCTCGGCATTGCGCGCACCTTTCAGAACATCGAACTGTTCGAGCACGCCACCGTGCTGCAGAACCTGCTGATCGGCCGCCACACGCACCGCAAGACCGGGTTGTGGGGCGAACTCTTCTTCACCGGCAAGACCCGCGCGGCCGAGATCGAGGCGCGCGAGAAGGTGGAGCACGTCATCGACCTGCTCGACTTGCAGCACCACCGCGAATCCATGGTGGCCGGCCTGCCGTATGGCGTGCGCAAGGTAGTGGAGCTCGCGCGTGCGCTGTGCACCGAACCCAAGCTGCTGCTGCTCGACGAGCCGTCCTCAGGGCTGAACGTGGAGGAGACCGAAGACATGGCGTTCTGGATCACCGACATCAAGAACGAACTCGGCATCACGGTGCTGATGGTGGAGCACGACATGAGCCTGGTCTCCAAGGTCTCCGACCGGGTGCTGGCCATGAGCATGGGCACCGAGCTGGCCTCGGGCACGCCGGCGCAGGTGCAGAGCGACCCCGGCGTGATCGAGGCTTACCTGGGCTCGATGGACGACGTCTCCAGCCTGCGCCGCGAAAACCACAAGCCTGTCACCGTGGGGGTGAAAGCATGA
- a CDS encoding branched-chain amino acid ABC transporter permease has translation MQLLQLLISGAAQGCIYGLIALGFVLIYKATETVSFAQGDLMMVGAFAALAAMTVMGLPFWLAVPAAIIAMGLFGVVLERAVVRPILGQPAFSIVMLTIGVGYVLRGLITMIPNIGTDTHTLPVPYAGEVLRMGSLVVSAEQIVVIGVTGVLCLGLFAMFRYSKLGIAMQASSQNQLAAYYMGIPVKRLNGLVWGLAASVAAIAGLLLAPITFVHANMGFIGLKAFPAAVVGGFTSLPGAIVGGLIIGIVESFSGFYLPEGFKDVAPYIVVLIMLVLKPNGLFGEKLRKKV, from the coding sequence GTGCAACTGCTGCAACTGCTCATCAGCGGTGCGGCCCAGGGCTGTATCTACGGACTCATCGCCCTGGGTTTCGTGCTGATCTACAAAGCCACTGAAACCGTGAGCTTCGCCCAGGGCGACCTGATGATGGTGGGCGCCTTTGCCGCACTGGCCGCCATGACCGTGATGGGCCTGCCCTTCTGGCTCGCAGTGCCCGCCGCCATCATTGCCATGGGCCTGTTTGGCGTGGTGCTGGAGCGCGCGGTGGTGCGCCCCATCCTGGGGCAGCCGGCGTTCTCCATCGTCATGCTGACCATTGGCGTGGGCTACGTGTTGCGCGGCCTGATCACCATGATTCCCAACATCGGCACCGACACCCACACACTGCCCGTGCCCTACGCTGGCGAGGTGCTGCGCATGGGCTCGCTGGTGGTGTCGGCCGAGCAGATCGTGGTGATCGGCGTCACCGGCGTGCTGTGCCTGGGCCTGTTCGCCATGTTCCGCTACAGCAAGCTGGGCATCGCCATGCAGGCGTCGTCGCAAAACCAGCTCGCCGCCTACTACATGGGTATTCCGGTCAAACGGCTCAACGGCCTGGTGTGGGGCCTGGCCGCTTCGGTGGCGGCCATTGCGGGCCTGCTGCTCGCGCCCATCACATTCGTGCACGCCAACATGGGCTTCATCGGCCTGAAAGCTTTTCCCGCTGCGGTGGTGGGCGGCTTCACCAGCCTGCCCGGCGCCATCGTGGGCGGCCTGATCATCGGCATCGTCGAGTCCTTCTCGGGCTTTTATCTGCCCGAAGGCTTCAAGGACGTGGCCCCCTACATCGTGGTGCTGATCATGCTGGTGCTCAAGCCCAATGGCTTGTTTGGCGAAAAGCTGCGGAAGAAAGTTTGA
- a CDS encoding acyclic terpene utilization AtuA family protein, protein MKSIRIGAGLGFYGDNWEPVAASIERGGVQFIASDHLAELTLAILQKDRQRDPALGYARDVVPMLIKLWPLMRERGVRFVCNAGGLNPRGAAQAVLAAFKAKGWQAKVAVVTGDDVLQRLQAADTGFDHLFTHEGVAGVRERLVFANAYVGAQPIVQALDAGADIVITGRVADAALFLGPLVHGLGWTLTGATSERDLTRLAQGLTVGHLLECSGQGSGGNFGSQGAWQAIPDLAHIGYPIAEVYEDGTALITKAPETGGRINFDTLRQQLLYEVHNPHAYFSPDVVLDMGHITLHDEGFDRVRLTGARGTAPTDTLKVVAGFRDGYKAEVTWGFSWPDAWDKAQAAQATIRTLLKDKRIPHDELYVEYPGLNSAHGALAPLPKPDALNQSNEIWTRLVLRTQDKAAADGFGRLFPWIGLSGPAYTCGFTGLHNTSELLGIWPTLIPRDVVEASVTVDMLGEVVS, encoded by the coding sequence ATGAAGTCCATACGCATCGGCGCCGGCCTTGGCTTTTACGGCGACAACTGGGAGCCTGTGGCCGCGAGCATTGAGCGCGGCGGTGTGCAGTTCATCGCCAGCGATCACCTGGCCGAGCTCACGCTGGCCATCCTGCAGAAGGACCGCCAGCGTGACCCTGCGCTGGGCTATGCACGCGACGTGGTGCCCATGCTCATAAAGCTGTGGCCGCTCATGCGCGAGCGGGGCGTGCGCTTCGTGTGCAACGCCGGTGGGCTCAACCCGCGCGGTGCAGCGCAAGCGGTGCTGGCGGCGTTCAAGGCCAAGGGTTGGCAGGCCAAGGTGGCGGTGGTGACGGGTGATGATGTGTTGCAGCGCTTGCAGGCAGCCGACACCGGCTTCGACCACCTCTTCACCCACGAGGGTGTGGCTGGTGTGCGCGAGCGGCTGGTGTTTGCCAACGCCTACGTGGGCGCCCAGCCCATCGTGCAGGCGCTGGACGCGGGGGCCGACATCGTGATCACTGGGCGCGTGGCCGACGCTGCGCTCTTCCTCGGTCCGCTGGTACACGGCCTGGGATGGACGCTGACCGGCGCCACGAGCGAACGCGATCTCACCCGCCTGGCCCAGGGCCTCACCGTGGGGCATTTGCTGGAATGCTCGGGGCAGGGCAGCGGCGGCAACTTCGGCAGCCAGGGTGCGTGGCAGGCCATTCCCGATCTCGCGCACATCGGTTACCCCATCGCCGAGGTGTACGAGGACGGCACCGCCCTCATCACCAAGGCGCCCGAGACGGGAGGGCGCATCAACTTCGATACCCTGCGCCAGCAACTGCTCTACGAGGTGCACAACCCGCACGCCTATTTTTCGCCCGACGTGGTGCTCGACATGGGCCACATCACCTTGCACGACGAAGGTTTTGACCGCGTGCGCCTCACGGGTGCGCGTGGCACCGCGCCCACTGACACGCTGAAAGTGGTGGCCGGTTTTCGTGACGGCTACAAGGCCGAGGTGACCTGGGGCTTTTCCTGGCCCGACGCCTGGGACAAGGCGCAGGCCGCGCAGGCGACCATTCGCACGCTGCTGAAAGACAAGCGCATTCCCCACGACGAGCTGTACGTGGAGTACCCCGGCCTCAACTCGGCGCACGGCGCGCTCGCACCGCTGCCAAAGCCGGACGCGCTCAACCAGAGCAACGAGATCTGGACCCGCCTGGTGCTGCGCACGCAGGACAAAGCCGCCGCCGACGGCTTTGGCCGCCTGTTCCCCTGGATCGGCCTGAGCGGCCCGGCCTACACCTGCGGCTTCACGGGCCTGCACAACACGAGCGAGCTGCTGGGCATCTGGCCGACGTTGATCCCGCGCGACGTCGTGGAAGCAAGCGTGACCGTCGACATGCTTGGGGAGGTGGTTTCATGA
- a CDS encoding AtuA-related protein — protein sequence MSTIRIPLVRIAHARSGDKADWVDFGLFAWNAVGYQLLAREVTAERVQAHFAPWLPGEVDAWPLPNILALKFVLRGALQGGGARNLRLDNLGKAMAGALLRMEIDVTQDELDDALNAPRVGWWP from the coding sequence ATGAGCACGATCCGCATCCCTTTGGTGCGCATCGCCCACGCCCGCAGCGGCGACAAGGCCGACTGGGTGGACTTCGGCCTGTTCGCGTGGAACGCGGTGGGCTACCAGCTGCTGGCGCGTGAAGTGACGGCCGAGCGCGTGCAGGCCCACTTTGCGCCGTGGCTGCCGGGCGAGGTGGACGCCTGGCCACTGCCCAACATCCTGGCGCTCAAGTTCGTGTTGCGCGGTGCGTTGCAGGGCGGCGGCGCGCGCAACCTGCGGCTGGACAACCTGGGCAAGGCGATGGCGGGCGCTCTGTTGCGGATGGAGATCGACGTGACACAGGACGAACTGGACGACGCGCTCAACGCTCCGCGCGTGGGGTGGTGGCCATGA
- a CDS encoding branched-chain amino acid ABC transporter permease, whose protein sequence is MRFLFKTDYNQDIRLAKHGGQTFWYSLLGLFLVTAPWVIQEYWLAQLTFVLIYSVVGLGLMLLAGFTGLFSLGHAAFLGVGAYTQAIMVNAGIPFPLALACAGLLSAAVGMVVGLPALRVKGIYLGMATLAFGFIVEEVMARWEHVTGGNSGLMVKYPSLFGWELDSTNEFYFLCLVVTVLATLAIANLMRSSTGRAFVAIRDSEISAQSMGIHLARYKTMSFALSAALAGIGGALYAHKIQFLSPEQFSIIQSIDLLLMVVIGGLGSIHGAFLGAIFLIVMPQLIALGKDFLPAAIGQAAGLQGTVYGLVLIAFVLFEPMGLYGRWLKIRAYFQLFPFYRKGMFKRQKSFQKSDRLK, encoded by the coding sequence ATGCGCTTTCTTTTCAAGACCGACTACAACCAAGATATCCGCCTGGCCAAACACGGCGGGCAGACCTTCTGGTACAGCCTGCTGGGCCTCTTTCTCGTGACCGCGCCGTGGGTGATTCAGGAGTACTGGCTCGCGCAACTCACCTTCGTGCTGATCTATTCGGTGGTGGGCCTCGGGTTGATGCTGCTGGCTGGCTTCACCGGCCTCTTTTCGCTCGGCCACGCGGCCTTTCTGGGTGTGGGCGCGTACACGCAGGCCATCATGGTCAACGCGGGCATCCCGTTTCCGCTGGCGCTGGCCTGCGCCGGCCTGCTCTCGGCCGCCGTGGGCATGGTGGTGGGTCTGCCGGCACTGCGGGTCAAGGGCATCTACCTCGGCATGGCCACGCTGGCCTTCGGTTTCATCGTTGAAGAGGTCATGGCGCGCTGGGAGCACGTGACCGGCGGCAACTCCGGCCTGATGGTGAAGTACCCAAGCCTCTTCGGCTGGGAGCTGGACTCCACCAACGAGTTCTACTTCTTGTGCCTGGTGGTCACGGTGCTGGCCACGCTGGCCATTGCCAACCTCATGCGATCGAGCACCGGGCGCGCGTTTGTCGCCATCCGCGACTCGGAGATTTCGGCGCAAAGCATGGGCATCCACCTCGCGCGCTACAAGACCATGAGCTTCGCGCTCTCGGCCGCGCTCGCGGGCATTGGCGGCGCGCTGTACGCGCACAAGATCCAGTTCCTCTCGCCCGAGCAGTTCAGCATCATCCAGTCGATCGATCTGCTGCTCATGGTGGTGATCGGCGGTCTGGGCTCGATCCACGGCGCGTTCCTCGGTGCCATCTTCCTCATCGTGATGCCGCAGCTCATTGCGCTGGGCAAGGACTTCTTGCCCGCGGCCATTGGCCAGGCGGCCGGCCTGCAGGGCACGGTGTACGGCCTGGTGCTGATCGCCTTCGTGCTGTTCGAGCCCATGGGCCTGTACGGCCGCTGGCTCAAGATCCGCGCGTATTTCCAGCTGTTCCCGTTCTATCGCAAGGGCATGTTCAAGCGGCAGAAGAGCTTCCAGAAGTCCGACCGTCTGAAGTGA
- a CDS encoding acyl-CoA thioesterase, with amino-acid sequence MPSKTSPNPETTLPHDRELVLKVIPMPADCNANGDIFGGWVMAQVDLAGAVLPARYVRGRMATVAVNQFIFKQPVRVGDILSFFAHVTRVGNTSITVQVEVFAERFSAQGQYVKVTEASLTYVAIDMEGRPRTIPKEGLDLPGVVY; translated from the coding sequence ATGCCAAGCAAAACAAGCCCGAACCCGGAAACCACCCTGCCCCACGACAGGGAACTGGTGTTGAAGGTCATTCCCATGCCGGCGGACTGCAACGCCAACGGCGACATCTTCGGCGGCTGGGTCATGGCGCAGGTCGACCTGGCCGGTGCCGTGCTGCCCGCGCGCTACGTGCGCGGTCGCATGGCCACGGTGGCGGTGAACCAGTTCATCTTCAAGCAGCCGGTGCGCGTGGGCGACATCCTGAGCTTCTTCGCACACGTCACACGGGTGGGCAACACGTCCATCACGGTGCAGGTGGAGGTGTTCGCCGAGCGCTTCTCGGCCCAGGGCCAGTACGTGAAGGTCACCGAAGCCAGCCTGACCTATGTGGCCATCGACATGGAGGGCCGGCCCCGCACCATCCCCAAGGAAGGCCTGGACCTGCCAGGCGTGGTGTACTGA
- a CDS encoding TetR/AcrR family transcriptional regulator, which produces MSVLPVKKSISPRRRTAPTSQPDRLQVPDPIDTRTRILAAAFRCLSTQGYAALSAREIARDAGVNHALINYYFGTKDQLVIAVLDAANQHLLQRQREMYAAPGRFAEKWAQARAFYEDDVNSGFVRLQAELYAASLSNPGLREQFVPRITAWKQVVLEAVREALQTYAVDLPPAFTADALASLISEFWLGMEFARLIGGDVEKARHDQALDAVQQLLTALDLAAARPARTPLAKARQPKG; this is translated from the coding sequence ATGTCTGTCCTGCCCGTGAAGAAGTCGATCTCCCCACGCCGGCGAACGGCCCCAACGAGCCAGCCGGACCGCCTCCAGGTCCCTGACCCGATCGACACGCGCACGCGCATCCTCGCCGCGGCCTTCCGATGCCTGTCCACCCAGGGCTACGCCGCACTCAGCGCCCGTGAGATCGCCCGGGACGCTGGCGTCAACCACGCCCTGATCAACTACTACTTCGGCACCAAGGACCAGCTCGTCATTGCCGTGCTCGATGCGGCCAACCAGCACCTGCTGCAGCGCCAGCGAGAGATGTATGCGGCGCCTGGCCGCTTTGCCGAGAAGTGGGCGCAGGCGCGCGCGTTCTACGAGGACGACGTGAACTCCGGCTTCGTGCGCTTGCAGGCCGAGCTGTACGCGGCCAGCCTGTCCAACCCCGGTCTGCGTGAGCAGTTTGTGCCGCGCATCACGGCCTGGAAACAGGTGGTGCTCGAGGCGGTGCGCGAGGCCTTGCAAACCTACGCGGTCGACTTGCCGCCTGCGTTCACCGCCGACGCACTGGCCAGCCTGATCTCTGAATTCTGGCTGGGCATGGAATTCGCGCGGCTCATCGGTGGCGACGTCGAAAAGGCCCGCCACGATCAGGCGCTGGACGCTGTTCAGCAGCTGCTCACGGCGCTTGATCTGGCGGCCGCACGGCCCGCACGCACACCCTTGGCAAAGGCAAGACAACCGAAAGGCTGA
- a CDS encoding toll/interleukin-1 receptor domain-containing protein yields MSDVFLSYASEDRERAGRLATALGHMGWSVWWDRKIIAGQAFDQAIERELETARCVVVLWSVNSIASEWVKNEAAAASERGVLVPALIDNVKLPLEFRRKQAADLLGWQGNELHPGFQALCQGVAHAMGGAAPAPRPRLVVHPATSRRRWAVPALAALAVALGAGLYGLGSWRSTPATTPAVVAVAPAPASAQAPVKPPALQPPAAKQPGAPAPTPADMPGLADLVVGTYRGDVIADSKGPSRSDIEVTITRIDRATVRVSSDYRRIEAVEVNLTRNGNQIFAADGSSPFIVDLDRSPPTLVFDPRSELAYRGTRTP; encoded by the coding sequence ATGAGTGATGTCTTTCTGAGCTACGCGAGCGAAGACCGCGAGCGGGCCGGGCGGCTGGCCACCGCGCTGGGCCACATGGGCTGGTCGGTGTGGTGGGACCGCAAGATCATCGCCGGCCAGGCCTTTGACCAGGCCATCGAGCGCGAACTGGAAACTGCCCGCTGCGTGGTGGTGCTCTGGTCGGTGAATTCGATTGCTTCCGAGTGGGTGAAGAACGAAGCGGCCGCGGCTTCCGAGCGCGGCGTGCTGGTGCCCGCGCTGATCGACAACGTGAAGCTGCCGCTGGAGTTCCGCCGCAAGCAGGCCGCCGACCTGTTGGGCTGGCAGGGCAACGAACTGCACCCGGGCTTTCAGGCGCTGTGTCAGGGCGTGGCCCATGCCATGGGCGGCGCGGCACCAGCGCCGCGCCCTCGACTGGTGGTGCACCCCGCAACCAGCCGCCGCCGCTGGGCGGTGCCGGCCCTGGCCGCGCTGGCCGTGGCCCTGGGCGCGGGGCTGTATGGCCTGGGGTCATGGCGATCCACGCCCGCGACCACGCCGGCGGTTGTGGCCGTGGCGCCCGCGCCCGCCAGCGCGCAGGCCCCGGTCAAGCCACCGGCTCTGCAGCCGCCGGCTGCAAAACAGCCTGGCGCCCCCGCCCCCACCCCGGCCGACATGCCGGGCCTGGCCGATCTGGTGGTGGGCACCTACCGCGGTGACGTGATTGCCGATTCCAAAGGGCCGTCGCGCAGCGACATCGAGGTCACCATCACCCGCATCGACCGCGCCACTGTGCGCGTGAGCTCGGACTACCGGCGCATCGAAGCGGTCGAGGTCAACCTGACCCGCAACGGCAACCAGATCTTTGCCGCAGACGGCAGCTCGCCCTTCATCGTGGACCTGGACCGCTCGCCGCCCACCCTGGTGTTCGATCCCCGCAGCGAACTCGCCTACCGCGGAACCCGAACGCCCTGA